A window of Acropora muricata isolate sample 2 chromosome 3, ASM3666990v1, whole genome shotgun sequence contains these coding sequences:
- the LOC136911705 gene encoding 14-3-3 protein zeta/delta-like isoform X2 has translation MGEKDDIVYKAKLAEQAERYEDMARYMKQITEDADKRGEGLSTEERNLLSVAYKNVIGARRASWRVLSSLEKNNPDPLKLKVIKEYREKVELELKDICKEILDLLEDHLIENAKGSEEKVFYFKMKGDYWRYQAEFHGSEDAKDHSIRAYEEANLIATNLLDATDPIRLGLALNFSVFYYEIMGKPEEACQLARKAFDNALADPSKLTEDKYKDSTLIMQLLRDNLTLWTSDTEEMEVQDVENKDS, from the exons ATGGGGGAAAAGGATGATATTGTTTACAAAGCCAAATTGGCCGAGCAGGCGGAGCGCTATGAAG ATATGGCACGATATATGAAGCAAATTACCGAAGACGCTGACAAACGTGGGGAGGGACTTTCGACGGAGGAGCGGAATTTGTTATCGGTGGCCTACAAAAACGTCATTGGCGCAAGGAGAGCGTCTTGGCGTGTACTGTCGAGTTTGGAAAAGAATAACCCCGATCCACTCAAACTTAAAGTGATAAAAGAATACCGTGAAAAAGTGGAACTAGAATTGAAAGACATCTGCAAGGAAATTTTGGACCTGTTAGAGGACCACCTTATAGAAAATGCCAAAGGAAGCGAGGAGAAAGTGTTTTACTTTAAAAT GAAAGGGGACTACTGGCGCTACCAGGCCGAGTTTCATGGCAGCGAAGATGCTAAAGACCATTCTATCAGAGCTTATGAGGAAGCCAACTTAATCGCAACTAATCTTTTGGATGCAACTGATCCAATTCGGCTTGGGCTTGCGCTCAATTTTTCTGTCTTCTACTATGAGATAATGGGAAAACCAGAGGAAGCGTGCCAGCTGGCAAGGAAAGCCTTCGATAATGCCCTTGCAGACCCAAGTAAACTTACAGAAGATAAGTACAAAGATAGCACTCTTATTATGCAGCTTCTGAGGGACAACTTGACACTTTGGACGTCTGACACAG AAGAGATGGAAGTGCAGGATGTGGAAAATAAAGACTCTTAA
- the LOC136910845 gene encoding 14-3-3-like protein 2 — MDEREKSVYMAKLAEQAERYEDMVVFMKTVADLGGELTTEERNLLSVAYKNVIGARRAAWRMLSSLEDKVDDEVKTGKHKKIIEEYKQNIEKELRDICQEIIHLLKQSLIKSASEAEARVFFLKMKGDYYRYLAELEKTPNGTEACHDAKEAYELATTEADNHLSVVNPIRLGLSLNKSVFYYELLSDSKKACEIAKKAFDSAIAELDELKEDSYKDSTLIMQLLRDNLTLWKSEDDTQVEDVLDEECK, encoded by the exons ATGgatgaaagagaaaaaagcgTATACATGGCAAAGCTAGCCGAACAGGCTGAGCGTTACGAAG ATATGGTAGTTTTCATGAAAACTGTAGCTGATTTGGGTGGGGAACTCACAACAGAGGAACGTAATCTTTTGTCTGTGGCCTACAAGAATGTGATTGGTGCACGTAGAGCAGCATGGCGCATGTTATCTTCCCTTGAGGACAAGGTTGATGATGAAGTTAAAACAGGAAAACATAAGAAGATCATTGAGGAGTACAAGCAGAATATCGAGAAGGAGTTAAGGGATATTTGTCAAGAAATCATTCATCTTCTTAAGCAAAGTCTCATAAAAAGTGCCAGTGAAGCTGAGGCCAGAGTTTTCTTCTTAAAAAT GAAAGGGGACTACTATCGGTATCTTGCTGAACTTGAAAAGACACCAAACGGGACAGAGGCTTGTCATGATGCAAAAGAGGCCTATGAATTAGCTACAACTGAAGCTGATAATCATCTTTCAGTAGTTAATCCAATCCGCCTTGGTTTGAGCTTAAACAAGTCAGTATTTTATTATGAGCTCTTGAGTGATTCAAAAAAAGCCTGTGAAATAGCCAAGAAGGCATTTGACAGTGCCATTGCTGAACTTGATGAGCTGAAAGAAGATTCCTATAAAGACAGCACGCTCATAATGCAGCTTCTGCGAGATAACTTGACTCTGTGGAAATCAG AGGATGACACTCAAGTTGAGGATGTTTTAGATGAAGAGTGCAAGTAG
- the LOC136911704 gene encoding ATP-dependent RNA helicase DDX55-like, translating to MAAMAAAWSELKPRLSDSVLKVIDKFGFQTMTPVQTATIPLFMSNKDVAVEAVTGSGKTLAFLVPILEILLKREEKLKKHEVGAIIISPTRELAKQIDEVLQKFTEDHSHLRQQLLIGGGDPLEDIQKFKSEGGHILIATPGRLEDLLFRKKDGLDLGVHVKSLEVLVLDEADRLLDMGFEVSINTILGFLPKQRRTGLFSATQTEEVEALVRAGLRNPVRVVVREKASKSKSEQRTPSTLKNFYTICESEKKFSTLVTFLQARETSKNMVFFSTCSCVNYFAKALEMLLTNMTVLSIHGKMRSKRRKVFDSFRKLTSGVLVCTDVMARGVDIPEVDWVIQFDPPSSANAFVHRCGRTARIGNQGNALLFLLPEEESYVNFISINQKVPLQLFEMDETVTDIVPSLRKMATNNRDIYEKGMKALVSFVQFYRKHECSLIFRTSELNLGKLATGFGLIKMPVMPELKDKTVDFDPVDIDVENIRYKNKTREKERKRKLQERKASSEDVTQQANAKKKKKQERNTVPWSKNKERKTNREKRKARREFMKKQRQQHLQERKELEELAREASLLKKFRSGKITKVEFDSRVRIEDQVDD from the exons ATGGCGGCGATGGCAGCAGCGTGGAGTGAGTTGAAACCGCGATTGTCCGATTCCGTGTTGAAGGTTATCGACAAATTCGGTTTCCAAACGATGACACCGGTACAG ACAGCAACAATTCCTCTGTTCATGTCCAACAAAGATGTCGCAGTGGAGGCA GTGACAGGATCTGGAAAAACCCTAGCATTTCTGGTTCCCATTTTAGAAATTCTGCTTAAGAG GGAAGAGAAGCTGAAGAAGCATGAA GTTGGTGCAATAATCATATCTCCAACAAGAGAATTGGCCAAACAGATTGATGAAGTCTTGCAAAAGTTTACTGAAGATCACTCACATTTAAG GCAACAGCTGTTGATTGGAGGAGGGGATCCTTTGGAAGACATCCAAAAGTTCAAATCAGAAGG AGGCCACATACTTATTGCTACCCCTGGGCGCCTAGAGGATTTGCTTTTTCGAAAAAAGGATGGACTAGACCTTGGAGTACATGTTAAATCCTTG GAAGTCTTGGTCTTGGATGAGGCAGACAGATTACTGGACATGGGGTTTGAAGTCAG TATCAATACCATTTTGGGCTTTCTTCCAAAGCAGAGAAGAACT GGCCTCTTCTCGGCCACTCAAACTGAAGAGGTAGAAGCTCTAGTCAGAGCTGGGCTGCGGAATCCTGTTAGAGTTGTAGTACGAGAGAAAGCTTCCAAATCTAAG TCAGAACAAAGGACTCCATCAACACTGAAAAATTTCTACACA ATTTGTGAAAGTGAGAAAAAGTTTTCAACGCTGGTTACCTTCCTGCAAGCAAGAGAA ACCAGCAAGAACATGGTCTTCTTCAGCACGTGTTCCTGCGTcaattattttgcaaaggcccTTGAAAT GCTTTTAACAAATATGACTGTATTGTCTATCCATGGAAAAATGAGGTCGAAACGACGCAAAGTTTTCGACTCCTTTCGAAAGCTAACAAG TGGTGTTCTCGTCTGCACAGATGTTATGGCTCGCGGAGTGGACATTCCTGAGGTAGACTGGGTCATACAATTCGACCCACCGAGTAGTGCAAA TGCCTTTGTACATCGTTGCGGAAGAACGGCAAGAATTGGGAATCAAG gGAACGCTTTGCTGTTTCTACTTCCAGAGGAGGAATCTTACGTGAATTTTATATCCATAAACCAAAAG GTCCCACTGCAGTTGTTTGAAATGGACGAAACCGTCACAGATATTGTTCCTAGTCTAAGAAAAATGGCGACAAACAACAG AGATATTTATGAGAAAGGAATGAAAGCATTGGTTTCGTTTGTGCAGTTTTATAGAAAACACGAGTGCAGCCTGATCTTCCGAACATCTG AGCTAAACCTCGGAAAGCTAGCCACAGGTTTTGGCCTCATAAAGATGCCCGTGATGCCAGAACTGAAGGACAAAACAGTGGACTTTGACCCAGTTGACATCGATGTTGAAAACATTcgttacaaaaacaaaactcgcgagaaagaaagaaagaggaaactACAAGAACGAAAAGCGTCGTCTGAAGATGTTACTCAGCAAGCAAacgcaaagaagaagaagaagcaggaACGCAATACAGTTCCGTGGTCCAAAAATAAGGAACGGAAGACAAACAGAGAAAAACGGAAAGCGCGTAGAGAATTTATGAAGAAACAACGCCAACAACATTTGCAGGAGCGAAAAGAACTTGAAGAGCTAGCACGTGAAGCCAGCTTACTTAAAAAATTTAGGTCAGGAAAAATAACTAAAGTGGAATTTGATTCCAGAGTTCGAATTGAAGATCAAGTAGATGATTAA
- the LOC136911705 gene encoding 14-3-3 protein beta/alpha-1-like isoform X1, whose product MGEKDDIVYKAKLAEQAERYEDMARYMKQITEDADKRGEGLSTEERNLLSVAYKNVIGARRASWRVLSSLEKNNPDPLKLKVIKEYREKVELELKDICKEILDLLEDHLIENAKGSEEKVFYFKMKGDYYRYKAEFSQDEERKTAAENALSSYKEATVSAEELPPTHAIRLGLALNFSVFYYEIVQSSERACTLAKAAFDDAIAELDQLKEDNYKDSTLIMQLLRDNLTLWTSDAQVEDHDKETIGVQDVEEQDGL is encoded by the exons ATGGGGGAAAAGGATGATATTGTTTACAAAGCCAAATTGGCCGAGCAGGCGGAGCGCTATGAAG ATATGGCACGATATATGAAGCAAATTACCGAAGACGCTGACAAACGTGGGGAGGGACTTTCGACGGAGGAGCGGAATTTGTTATCGGTGGCCTACAAAAACGTCATTGGCGCAAGGAGAGCGTCTTGGCGTGTACTGTCGAGTTTGGAAAAGAATAACCCCGATCCACTCAAACTTAAAGTGATAAAAGAATACCGTGAAAAAGTGGAACTAGAATTGAAAGACATCTGCAAGGAAATTTTGGACCTGTTAGAGGACCACCTTATAGAAAATGCCAAAGGAAGCGAGGAGAAAGTGTTTTACTTTAAAAT GAAAGGTGATTATTATCGATATAAGGCTGAATTTAGCCAAGACGAAGAACGAAAGACGGCAGCAGAGAATGCACTGTCATCGTACAAAGAAGCTACTGTATCAGCGGAGGAATTACCCCCAACTCATGCTATTCGATTGGGTTTAGCTCTGAATTTTTCAGTGTTCTATTACGAGATCGTGCAGTCGTCAGAACGTGCCTGTACACTTGCCAAGGCTGCCTTTGACGATGCCATAGCTGAGCTTGATCAACTCAAAGAAGACAATTACAAGGATAGTACCCTTATCATGCAACTTCTGAGGGATAACTTGACCCTTTGGACTTCTGATGCACAAGTAGAAG ACCACGACAAAGAGACTATTGGTGTTCAAGATGTAGAAGAACAAGATGGTTTGTAG